The Drosophila teissieri strain GT53w chromosome X, Prin_Dtei_1.1, whole genome shotgun sequence genome has a segment encoding these proteins:
- the LOC122624185 gene encoding cAMP-specific 3',5'-cyclic phosphodiesterase isoform X12 codes for MLNKNSASSQSLPRVHSFFNMIPSIMQDDLAVTILNDRDNMFSIKSQRSHGEDLIVTPFAQILASLRSVRNNLLSLTNVPASNKRPNQSSSASRSGNPQGAPLSQGEEAYTRLATDTIEELDWCLDQLETIQTHRSVSDMASLKFKRMLNKELSHFSESSRSGNQISEYICSTFLDKQQEFDLPSLRVEDNPELVAANAAAGQQSAGQYARSRSPRGPPMSQISGVKRPLSHTNSFTGERLPTFGVETPRENELGTLLGELDTWGIQIFSIGEFSVNRPLTCVAYTIFQSRELLTSLMIPPKTFLNFMSTLEDHYVKDNPFHNSLHAADVTQSTNVLLNTPALEGVFTPLEVGGALFAACIHDVDHPGLTNQFLVNSSSELALMYNDESVLENHHLAVAFKLLQNQGCDIFCNMQKKQRQTLRKMVIDIVLSTDMSKHMSLLADLKTMVETKKVAGSGVLLLDNYTDRIQVLENLVHCADLSNPTKPLPLYKRWVALLMEEFFLQGDKERESGMDISPMCDRHNATIEKSQVGFIDYIVHPLWETWADLVHPDAQDILDTLEENRDYYQSMIPPSPPPSGVDENPQEDRIRFQVTLEESDQENLAELEEGDESGGESTTTGTTGTTAASALSGAGGGGGAGGGVAPRTGGCQNQPQHGGM; via the exons ATGCTAAACAAAAACTCAGCATCGTCGCAGTCTCTGCCGCGAGTGCATAGTTTTTTCAACATGATACCCTCGATAATGCAGGACGATTTGGCTGTGACCATTCTCAACGATCGGGACAACATGTTCTCCATCAAGTCACAGCGCAG CCATGGCGAGGATCTCATTGTGACGCCTTTCGCCCAAATTTTAGCCAGCTTACGTTCAGTGCGCAACAATTTATTAAGTCTGACAAATGTTCCAGCATCAAACAA GCGGCCCAACCAATCCTCGTCGGCCTCGCGATCGGGAAACCCCCAAGGAGCCCCGCTGTCCCAGGGCGAGGAGGCCTACACCCGCCTGGCCACCGACACCATCGAGGAGCTGGACTGGTGCCTCGACCAGCTGGAGACCATCCAGACCCATCGCAGCGTCTCCGACATGGCCTCGCTCAAG TTCAAACGCATGCTCAACAAGGAGCTGTCGCACTTCAGCGAGTCCAGCAGATCGGGAAATCAGATTTCCGAATATATATGTTCCACTTTTTTGG ACAAGCAGCAGGAGTTCGACTTGCCGTCGCTGCGCGTGGAGGATAACCCGGAGCTGGTGGCCGCCAACGCAGCCGCTGGTCAGCAGTCCGCCGGACAGTATGCGCGCTCCCGCTCGCCGCGCGGCCCGCCCATGTCGCAGATCAGCGGCGTGAAGAGGCCACTGTCGCACACGAACAGCTTCACCGGCGAACGGCTGCCCACCTTCGGTGTGGAGACACCCAGGGAAAATGAGCTGGGCACCCTGCTCGGCGAACTGGACACCTGGGGCATTCAGATATTCAGCATCGGCGAGTTCAGCGTCAATCGACCGCTCACCTGTGTGGCATACACCATATTTCAG AGTAGAGAATTACTGACCAGTCTTATGATACCACCGAAAACTTTTCTTAACTTTATGTCTACTCTGGAGGACCACTACGTCAAAGACAATCCGTTTCACAATTCGCTGCATGCCGCCGACGTGACCCAAAGCACCAACGTGCTACTCAATACACCGGCGCTGGAGGGCGTATTCACACCGCTCGAAGTGGGCGGGGCGCTGTTCGCCGCTTGCATCCACGATGTTGATCATCCCGGCTTAACCAATCAGTTCTTGGTTAACTCAA GTTCCGAACTAGCATTAATGTACAATGACGAATCTGTTTTGGAAAATCATCATTTAGCTGTTGCctttaaattattacaaaatcAAGGATGTGATATATTCTGTAATATGCAAAA GAAACAACGCCAAACATTGAGGAAAATGGTTATTGATATTGTGCTGTCCACGGACATGTCCAAGCACATGAGTCTGCTGGCCGACCTGAAGACAATGGTGGAAACCAAGAAGGTGGCCGGTTCCGGCGTACTGCTGTTGGACAACTACACCGACCGCATACAG GTGCTTGAGAATCTGGTGCACTGCGCCGATCTGAGCAATCCCACCAAGCCGCTGCCGCTTTACAAGCGCTGGGTAGCCCTGCTCATGGAGGAGTTCTTCCTGCAGGGCGACAAGGAGCGCGAATCGGGCATGGACATCAGTCCCATGTGCGATCGCCACAATGCCACCATCGAGAAGTCGCAGGTGGGCTTCATCGACTACATCGTCCACCCACTTTGGGAGACCTGGGCGGACCTGGTGCACCCGGATGCCCAGGATATACTCGACACGCTTGAAGAGAACAGAGACTACTACCAGAGCATGATACCGCCTTCGCCGCCGCCATCGGGCGTCGATGAGAATCCGCAGGAGGACAGGATACGCTTTCAA GTAACCCTTGAGGAGTCCGACCAGGAAAACCTCGCCGAGCTGGAGGAGGGCGACGAGAGTGGTGGCGAGAGCACCACCACTGGCACCACCGGAaccaccgccgcctccgcgCTAAGCGGggctggtggcggtggcggtgcaGGCGGGGGAGTGGCACCTAGAACGGGTGGCTGCCAAAACCAACCGCAACACGGTGGAATGTGA
- the LOC122624185 gene encoding cAMP-specific 3',5'-cyclic phosphodiesterase isoform X11, producing MLNKNSASSQSLPRVHSFFNMIPSIMQDDLAVTILNDRDNMFSIKSQRSHGEDLIVTPFAQILASLRSVRNNLLSLTNVPASNKSRRPNQSSSASRSGNPQGAPLSQGEEAYTRLATDTIEELDWCLDQLETIQTHRSVSDMASLKFKRMLNKELSHFSESSRSGNQISEYICSTFLDKQQEFDLPSLRVEDNPELVAANAAAGQQSAGQYARSRSPRGPPMSQISGVKRPLSHTNSFTGERLPTFGVETPRENELGTLLGELDTWGIQIFSIGEFSVNRPLTCVAYTIFQSRELLTSLMIPPKTFLNFMSTLEDHYVKDNPFHNSLHAADVTQSTNVLLNTPALEGVFTPLEVGGALFAACIHDVDHPGLTNQFLVNSSSELALMYNDESVLENHHLAVAFKLLQNQGCDIFCNMQKKQRQTLRKMVIDIVLSTDMSKHMSLLADLKTMVETKKVAGSGVLLLDNYTDRIQVLENLVHCADLSNPTKPLPLYKRWVALLMEEFFLQGDKERESGMDISPMCDRHNATIEKSQVGFIDYIVHPLWETWADLVHPDAQDILDTLEENRDYYQSMIPPSPPPSGVDENPQEDRIRFQVTLEESDQENLAELEEGDESGGESTTTGTTGTTAASALSGAGGGGGAGGGVAPRTGGCQNQPQHGGM from the exons ATGCTAAACAAAAACTCAGCATCGTCGCAGTCTCTGCCGCGAGTGCATAGTTTTTTCAACATGATACCCTCGATAATGCAGGACGATTTGGCTGTGACCATTCTCAACGATCGGGACAACATGTTCTCCATCAAGTCACAGCGCAG CCATGGCGAGGATCTCATTGTGACGCCTTTCGCCCAAATTTTAGCCAGCTTACGTTCAGTGCGCAACAATTTATTAAGTCTGACAAATGTTCCAGCATCAAACAA ATCCAGGCGGCCCAACCAATCCTCGTCGGCCTCGCGATCGGGAAACCCCCAAGGAGCCCCGCTGTCCCAGGGCGAGGAGGCCTACACCCGCCTGGCCACCGACACCATCGAGGAGCTGGACTGGTGCCTCGACCAGCTGGAGACCATCCAGACCCATCGCAGCGTCTCCGACATGGCCTCGCTCAAG TTCAAACGCATGCTCAACAAGGAGCTGTCGCACTTCAGCGAGTCCAGCAGATCGGGAAATCAGATTTCCGAATATATATGTTCCACTTTTTTGG ACAAGCAGCAGGAGTTCGACTTGCCGTCGCTGCGCGTGGAGGATAACCCGGAGCTGGTGGCCGCCAACGCAGCCGCTGGTCAGCAGTCCGCCGGACAGTATGCGCGCTCCCGCTCGCCGCGCGGCCCGCCCATGTCGCAGATCAGCGGCGTGAAGAGGCCACTGTCGCACACGAACAGCTTCACCGGCGAACGGCTGCCCACCTTCGGTGTGGAGACACCCAGGGAAAATGAGCTGGGCACCCTGCTCGGCGAACTGGACACCTGGGGCATTCAGATATTCAGCATCGGCGAGTTCAGCGTCAATCGACCGCTCACCTGTGTGGCATACACCATATTTCAG AGTAGAGAATTACTGACCAGTCTTATGATACCACCGAAAACTTTTCTTAACTTTATGTCTACTCTGGAGGACCACTACGTCAAAGACAATCCGTTTCACAATTCGCTGCATGCCGCCGACGTGACCCAAAGCACCAACGTGCTACTCAATACACCGGCGCTGGAGGGCGTATTCACACCGCTCGAAGTGGGCGGGGCGCTGTTCGCCGCTTGCATCCACGATGTTGATCATCCCGGCTTAACCAATCAGTTCTTGGTTAACTCAA GTTCCGAACTAGCATTAATGTACAATGACGAATCTGTTTTGGAAAATCATCATTTAGCTGTTGCctttaaattattacaaaatcAAGGATGTGATATATTCTGTAATATGCAAAA GAAACAACGCCAAACATTGAGGAAAATGGTTATTGATATTGTGCTGTCCACGGACATGTCCAAGCACATGAGTCTGCTGGCCGACCTGAAGACAATGGTGGAAACCAAGAAGGTGGCCGGTTCCGGCGTACTGCTGTTGGACAACTACACCGACCGCATACAG GTGCTTGAGAATCTGGTGCACTGCGCCGATCTGAGCAATCCCACCAAGCCGCTGCCGCTTTACAAGCGCTGGGTAGCCCTGCTCATGGAGGAGTTCTTCCTGCAGGGCGACAAGGAGCGCGAATCGGGCATGGACATCAGTCCCATGTGCGATCGCCACAATGCCACCATCGAGAAGTCGCAGGTGGGCTTCATCGACTACATCGTCCACCCACTTTGGGAGACCTGGGCGGACCTGGTGCACCCGGATGCCCAGGATATACTCGACACGCTTGAAGAGAACAGAGACTACTACCAGAGCATGATACCGCCTTCGCCGCCGCCATCGGGCGTCGATGAGAATCCGCAGGAGGACAGGATACGCTTTCAA GTAACCCTTGAGGAGTCCGACCAGGAAAACCTCGCCGAGCTGGAGGAGGGCGACGAGAGTGGTGGCGAGAGCACCACCACTGGCACCACCGGAaccaccgccgcctccgcgCTAAGCGGggctggtggcggtggcggtgcaGGCGGGGGAGTGGCACCTAGAACGGGTGGCTGCCAAAACCAACCGCAACACGGTGGAATGTGA
- the LOC122624185 gene encoding cAMP-specific 3',5'-cyclic phosphodiesterase isoform X13: MSPKSMSRNSSIASERFKEQEASILVDRSHGEDLIVTPFAQILASLRSVRNNLLSLTNVPASNKSRRPNQSSSASRSGNPQGAPLSQGEEAYTRLATDTIEELDWCLDQLETIQTHRSVSDMASLKFKRMLNKELSHFSESSRSGNQISEYICSTFLDKQQEFDLPSLRVEDNPELVAANAAAGQQSAGQYARSRSPRGPPMSQISGVKRPLSHTNSFTGERLPTFGVETPRENELGTLLGELDTWGIQIFSIGEFSVNRPLTCVAYTIFQSRELLTSLMIPPKTFLNFMSTLEDHYVKDNPFHNSLHAADVTQSTNVLLNTPALEGVFTPLEVGGALFAACIHDVDHPGLTNQFLVNSSSELALMYNDESVLENHHLAVAFKLLQNQGCDIFCNMQKKQRQTLRKMVIDIVLSTDMSKHMSLLADLKTMVETKKVAGSGVLLLDNYTDRIQVLENLVHCADLSNPTKPLPLYKRWVALLMEEFFLQGDKERESGMDISPMCDRHNATIEKSQVGFIDYIVHPLWETWADLVHPDAQDILDTLEENRDYYQSMIPPSPPPSGVDENPQEDRIRFQVTLEESDQENLAELEEGDESGGESTTTGTTGTTAASALSGAGGGGGAGGGVAPRTGGCQNQPQHGGM; the protein is encoded by the exons GTTTAAAGAACAGGAAGCCTCTATACTCGTTGACCGATC CCATGGCGAGGATCTCATTGTGACGCCTTTCGCCCAAATTTTAGCCAGCTTACGTTCAGTGCGCAACAATTTATTAAGTCTGACAAATGTTCCAGCATCAAACAA ATCCAGGCGGCCCAACCAATCCTCGTCGGCCTCGCGATCGGGAAACCCCCAAGGAGCCCCGCTGTCCCAGGGCGAGGAGGCCTACACCCGCCTGGCCACCGACACCATCGAGGAGCTGGACTGGTGCCTCGACCAGCTGGAGACCATCCAGACCCATCGCAGCGTCTCCGACATGGCCTCGCTCAAG TTCAAACGCATGCTCAACAAGGAGCTGTCGCACTTCAGCGAGTCCAGCAGATCGGGAAATCAGATTTCCGAATATATATGTTCCACTTTTTTGG ACAAGCAGCAGGAGTTCGACTTGCCGTCGCTGCGCGTGGAGGATAACCCGGAGCTGGTGGCCGCCAACGCAGCCGCTGGTCAGCAGTCCGCCGGACAGTATGCGCGCTCCCGCTCGCCGCGCGGCCCGCCCATGTCGCAGATCAGCGGCGTGAAGAGGCCACTGTCGCACACGAACAGCTTCACCGGCGAACGGCTGCCCACCTTCGGTGTGGAGACACCCAGGGAAAATGAGCTGGGCACCCTGCTCGGCGAACTGGACACCTGGGGCATTCAGATATTCAGCATCGGCGAGTTCAGCGTCAATCGACCGCTCACCTGTGTGGCATACACCATATTTCAG AGTAGAGAATTACTGACCAGTCTTATGATACCACCGAAAACTTTTCTTAACTTTATGTCTACTCTGGAGGACCACTACGTCAAAGACAATCCGTTTCACAATTCGCTGCATGCCGCCGACGTGACCCAAAGCACCAACGTGCTACTCAATACACCGGCGCTGGAGGGCGTATTCACACCGCTCGAAGTGGGCGGGGCGCTGTTCGCCGCTTGCATCCACGATGTTGATCATCCCGGCTTAACCAATCAGTTCTTGGTTAACTCAA GTTCCGAACTAGCATTAATGTACAATGACGAATCTGTTTTGGAAAATCATCATTTAGCTGTTGCctttaaattattacaaaatcAAGGATGTGATATATTCTGTAATATGCAAAA GAAACAACGCCAAACATTGAGGAAAATGGTTATTGATATTGTGCTGTCCACGGACATGTCCAAGCACATGAGTCTGCTGGCCGACCTGAAGACAATGGTGGAAACCAAGAAGGTGGCCGGTTCCGGCGTACTGCTGTTGGACAACTACACCGACCGCATACAG GTGCTTGAGAATCTGGTGCACTGCGCCGATCTGAGCAATCCCACCAAGCCGCTGCCGCTTTACAAGCGCTGGGTAGCCCTGCTCATGGAGGAGTTCTTCCTGCAGGGCGACAAGGAGCGCGAATCGGGCATGGACATCAGTCCCATGTGCGATCGCCACAATGCCACCATCGAGAAGTCGCAGGTGGGCTTCATCGACTACATCGTCCACCCACTTTGGGAGACCTGGGCGGACCTGGTGCACCCGGATGCCCAGGATATACTCGACACGCTTGAAGAGAACAGAGACTACTACCAGAGCATGATACCGCCTTCGCCGCCGCCATCGGGCGTCGATGAGAATCCGCAGGAGGACAGGATACGCTTTCAA GTAACCCTTGAGGAGTCCGACCAGGAAAACCTCGCCGAGCTGGAGGAGGGCGACGAGAGTGGTGGCGAGAGCACCACCACTGGCACCACCGGAaccaccgccgcctccgcgCTAAGCGGggctggtggcggtggcggtgcaGGCGGGGGAGTGGCACCTAGAACGGGTGGCTGCCAAAACCAACCGCAACACGGTGGAATGTGA